A genomic window from Synechococcus sp. CBW1107 includes:
- a CDS encoding HAD family phosphatase — protein MTFPVAPAMASQASTAGAAEPLPSWRDGATRSRILAFVASVSQPGGESYLPPEERIAVFDNDGTLWSEQPMYVQLAFAIERARAMVAQQPGLAANPVIAAAAAAGNGEAVLTMGIKGLLDLVGITHAGMSTDVFRDLVREWLDSACHPTLKRPYTALTYQPMRELLEHLRANGFRTYIVSAGGVEFMRVFAEEAYGIPPEQVIGSSVVTTYALRGGLPVLLRESEVQTVADRAMKPILIEQLIGRRPIAAFGNSDGDLEMLEWTTSLPGPRLGVIVHHDDPEREVAYDRQSAFGHLDRALSEAPRRGWTVVSMRDDWASVFTTPSAATGSAGGVVDRCAAPPAGEPRAAGERGAGELPEQPAVIPGEMPRIEEAPGGRQP, from the coding sequence ATGACGTTCCCTGTGGCGCCCGCCATGGCCAGTCAGGCCTCCACCGCCGGAGCCGCAGAGCCCCTTCCCTCCTGGCGGGACGGTGCCACCCGATCGCGGATCCTGGCTTTCGTCGCCAGCGTCAGCCAGCCGGGAGGGGAGAGCTATCTGCCGCCCGAGGAACGCATCGCCGTCTTCGACAACGACGGCACGCTCTGGTCGGAGCAGCCGATGTACGTGCAGCTGGCCTTCGCGATCGAGCGAGCCCGCGCCATGGTGGCCCAGCAGCCCGGACTCGCGGCCAATCCGGTCATCGCCGCGGCAGCCGCGGCCGGCAACGGGGAGGCCGTGCTCACCATGGGCATCAAGGGTCTGCTGGATCTGGTGGGGATCACCCATGCCGGCATGAGCACGGATGTGTTCCGCGATCTGGTGCGCGAGTGGCTGGACAGCGCCTGTCACCCAACCCTGAAGCGGCCTTACACCGCCCTGACCTACCAACCGATGCGGGAGCTGCTCGAGCATCTGCGCGCCAATGGCTTCCGCACCTACATCGTTTCGGCCGGCGGCGTGGAGTTCATGCGGGTGTTCGCCGAGGAGGCCTACGGAATCCCCCCGGAGCAGGTGATCGGCTCCAGCGTCGTCACCACCTACGCCCTGCGCGGCGGTCTGCCGGTGCTCCTGCGCGAGAGCGAGGTCCAGACGGTCGCCGATCGGGCCATGAAGCCGATCCTGATCGAGCAGCTGATCGGTCGCAGGCCGATCGCCGCTTTCGGCAACTCCGACGGGGATCTGGAGATGCTGGAGTGGACCACCAGCCTGCCGGGCCCACGTCTGGGGGTGATCGTCCACCACGATGACCCCGAACGGGAGGTGGCCTACGACCGCCAGTCCGCCTTCGGCCATCTCGATCGGGCCTTGAGCGAGGCACCCCGGCGGGGCTGGACGGTGGTGAGCATGCGCGACGACTGGGCCAGCGTGTTCACGACCCCTTCTGCGGCAACGGGATCAGCAGGGGGAGTGGTCGACCGCTGCGCCGCGCCGCCGGCCGGCGAACCCAGGGCTGCGGGCGAACGTGGCGCTGGGGAGCTCCCCGAACAACCGGCGGTAATCCCGGGCGAAATGCCCCGGATTGAGGAAGCCCCAGGAGGCCGCCAGCCCTGA
- a CDS encoding DUF1622 domain-containing protein, translating to MAVETLNSWLEGMAGGLRFLLEGVSVVCVAVGFLATLGESLRLRGRGQPQGQRFNSIRLRFGSWLSMALEFQLAADIVATTTAPSNENLIKLAVVAVIRTFLNVFLGREVEAEQKLEDARRERMAHLATTAG from the coding sequence ATGGCTGTTGAAACCCTGAACAGCTGGCTGGAGGGCATGGCCGGTGGCCTGCGCTTTCTTCTGGAGGGTGTGTCCGTGGTGTGCGTGGCCGTGGGCTTCCTGGCCACCCTGGGCGAATCCCTGCGTCTTCGCGGCAGAGGCCAGCCCCAGGGACAGCGCTTCAACAGCATCCGGCTGCGCTTCGGCAGCTGGCTGTCGATGGCGCTGGAATTCCAGCTGGCCGCCGACATCGTGGCCACCACCACGGCGCCCTCGAATGAGAATCTGATCAAACTGGCGGTGGTGGCCGTGATCCGGACCTTCCTCAATGTCTTCCTGGGCCGGGAGGTTGAGGCGGAACAGAAACTGGAGGATGCCAGGCGCGAGCGGATGGCCCACCTGGCCACCACGGCGGGCTGA
- a CDS encoding arylsulfatase: MPNGQPNILILWGDDIGQSNLSCYSDGLMGYQTPNIDRVAKEGGRFIHYYAEQSCTAGRAAFISGQSVFRTGLSKVGLPGAELGYRPEDPTIAELLKPLGYRTGQFGKNHFGDRDEHLPTMHGFDEFFGNLYHLNAEEEPELRDYPKPEDFPDFKKNFGPRGVLHCWANGDGTQRIENTGPLTKKRMETADEEFIKEAKRFIGDAVASGEPFFVWFNTTHMHFRTHARPQDIGQSGRWQSEYHDVMIYHDNCIGQMLDLLDELGVTDDTIVMYSTDNGPHMNSWPDAGMTPFRNEKNSNWEGAYRVPALVRWPGKIAPGTLFTEIVSHLDWLPTLLAAAGEPEIKEKLLTGHQVGRKTFKIHLDGYNMLDYWTGKADKSPRIEFFYFSDDGDLTGLRYDNFKVVFMEQRATGTLQVWAEPFTPLRVPKIFNLKTDPYERADITSNTYWDWMLDHAFMLVPAQTIVGRFLATFQEYPPRQKAASFSLEEVMEKMTAAASGGG, from the coding sequence ATGCCCAACGGACAACCCAACATCCTCATCCTCTGGGGAGATGACATCGGCCAGAGCAACCTCAGTTGCTACAGCGATGGGCTGATGGGCTATCAGACCCCCAACATCGACCGCGTCGCCAAGGAGGGCGGCCGCTTCATCCACTACTACGCCGAGCAGAGCTGCACCGCCGGCCGGGCCGCCTTCATCTCCGGCCAGAGCGTGTTCCGCACCGGTCTGAGCAAGGTGGGGCTGCCAGGAGCCGAGCTGGGCTATCGCCCCGAGGACCCCACCATCGCCGAGCTGCTCAAACCGCTGGGTTACCGCACCGGCCAGTTCGGCAAGAACCACTTCGGCGACCGCGACGAGCATCTGCCGACGATGCACGGCTTCGATGAGTTCTTCGGCAACCTGTACCACCTCAATGCCGAGGAGGAGCCGGAGCTGCGTGATTATCCCAAGCCGGAAGACTTCCCCGATTTCAAGAAGAACTTCGGCCCCCGCGGTGTGCTGCACTGCTGGGCCAATGGCGACGGCACCCAGCGCATCGAGAACACCGGCCCGCTCACCAAGAAGCGCATGGAAACCGCTGATGAAGAGTTCATCAAGGAGGCCAAGCGCTTCATTGGCGACGCAGTGGCCTCCGGTGAACCGTTCTTCGTGTGGTTCAACACCACCCACATGCACTTCCGCACCCACGCGCGGCCCCAGGACATCGGCCAGTCGGGGCGATGGCAGTCGGAGTATCACGACGTGATGATCTATCACGACAACTGCATCGGTCAGATGCTCGATCTGCTCGATGAGCTGGGTGTCACCGATGACACGATCGTGATGTACAGCACCGACAACGGGCCGCACATGAACAGCTGGCCCGATGCCGGCATGACCCCCTTCCGCAACGAGAAGAACTCCAACTGGGAAGGGGCCTACCGGGTGCCCGCCCTGGTGCGCTGGCCCGGCAAGATCGCTCCGGGAACTCTGTTCACGGAGATCGTGAGCCATCTCGACTGGCTGCCCACCCTGCTGGCGGCGGCGGGGGAACCGGAGATCAAGGAGAAGTTGCTCACCGGCCATCAGGTGGGACGCAAGACCTTCAAGATCCATCTCGACGGCTACAACATGCTCGACTACTGGACGGGCAAGGCCGACAAGAGCCCACGGATCGAGTTCTTCTACTTCTCCGACGACGGCGACCTCACCGGCCTGCGCTACGACAATTTCAAGGTCGTGTTCATGGAGCAGCGGGCCACCGGCACGCTGCAGGTGTGGGCCGAGCCCTTCACGCCGCTGCGGGTTCCCAAGATCTTCAACCTCAAGACCGACCCCTACGAGCGGGCCGACATCACCTCCAACACCTACTGGGACTGGATGCTGGATCACGCCTTCATGCTGGTGCCGGCCCAGACGATCGTGGGGCGGTTCCTGGCCACGTTCCAGGAGTATCCGCCCCGCCAGAAGGCCGCCAGCTTCTCGCTCGAGGAGGTGATGGAGAAGATGACCGCCGCGGCGAGCGGCGGCGGCTGA
- the rdgB gene encoding RdgB/HAM1 family non-canonical purine NTP pyrophosphatase: MNAPAQAATPRVLVIASGNPGKIREFTALLATEGPELDLEVRGQPPGLEVEETGDSFAANARLKAEAVARITGHWALADDSGLSVEALGGAPGIHSARYAPTDPERIARLLEALEGESNRRARFTAALALADPSGQTVLEVEGVCTGEILNAPCGEGGFGYDPVFLVPEVGLSFAQMAPELKRRVGHRGRALEALLPPLRRLFADAGRRTVC; the protein is encoded by the coding sequence ATGAACGCCCCCGCCCAGGCGGCCACCCCTAGGGTGCTGGTGATCGCCAGCGGCAACCCCGGCAAGATCAGGGAATTCACGGCCCTGCTGGCCACGGAGGGCCCGGAGCTGGATCTGGAGGTGCGCGGACAGCCCCCGGGCCTGGAGGTGGAGGAGACCGGGGACAGCTTTGCCGCCAACGCCCGTCTCAAAGCCGAAGCCGTGGCACGGATCACGGGGCACTGGGCCCTGGCCGATGATTCGGGGCTGAGTGTGGAGGCCCTCGGCGGTGCCCCCGGCATCCACTCCGCCCGCTATGCCCCCACCGATCCCGAGCGCATCGCCCGGCTGCTGGAGGCCCTGGAGGGGGAATCCAACCGTCGGGCCCGGTTCACGGCAGCCCTGGCCCTGGCTGACCCCAGCGGCCAGACGGTGCTGGAGGTGGAGGGCGTCTGCACGGGTGAGATCCTCAACGCCCCCTGCGGGGAGGGGGGGTTCGGCTACGACCCAGTGTTCCTGGTGCCTGAAGTGGGGCTGAGCTTTGCCCAGATGGCCCCCGAGCTCAAGCGGCGCGTAGGCCATCGCGGCCGTGCCCTGGAAGCCCTGCTGCCGCCCCTGCGGCGGCTGTTCGCGGACGCCGGCAGGAGAACGGTGTGCTGA
- a CDS encoding formylglycine-generating enzyme family protein, which translates to MALDRSPAPALRPGRPPARDMAWIPGGTFTMGSDHHYPEEAPAHRVVVEGFWIDRSPVTNAQFRKFVKATGHVTLAERPADPAAYPDALPELLAPASIVFVPPPGPIGTGDPYRWWQYLSGANWRHPEGPGSSIRSREHHPVVHVAHEDAVAYATWAGKQLPSEAEWERAARGGVEGTEFAWGEELHPGGRPMANTFQGDFPHHNSLLDGWERTSPVGAFPPNGYGLLDMIGNVWEWTDDWYAGHGATVAAHKQAGGCCTIESPRGASRQESIDTASQHGTIPRKVVKGGSFLCAPSYCRRYRPAARMAQGIDTSTCHMGFRCIVRS; encoded by the coding sequence ATGGCCCTGGATCGCTCACCTGCCCCGGCCCTCCGGCCGGGGCGCCCACCGGCGCGGGACATGGCCTGGATCCCCGGGGGCACGTTCACCATGGGCTCCGACCACCACTACCCGGAGGAGGCTCCGGCCCACCGGGTGGTGGTGGAGGGCTTCTGGATCGACCGCTCACCGGTCACCAATGCCCAGTTCCGCAAGTTCGTGAAGGCCACGGGTCACGTGACCCTGGCCGAGCGGCCGGCGGATCCGGCCGCCTACCCCGATGCCCTGCCGGAGCTTCTGGCTCCGGCCTCGATCGTGTTCGTGCCACCGCCCGGACCGATCGGCACGGGCGACCCCTACCGCTGGTGGCAGTACCTGAGCGGGGCGAACTGGCGCCACCCCGAAGGACCCGGCAGCTCGATCAGGAGCCGCGAGCACCATCCTGTGGTGCATGTGGCCCATGAGGATGCCGTCGCCTACGCCACCTGGGCCGGCAAGCAGCTGCCCAGCGAAGCGGAATGGGAGCGGGCCGCCCGGGGCGGCGTGGAGGGGACTGAGTTCGCCTGGGGGGAGGAGCTCCACCCCGGCGGCCGGCCCATGGCCAACACCTTTCAGGGGGACTTCCCCCATCACAACAGCCTGCTCGACGGCTGGGAGCGCACCTCGCCGGTGGGAGCCTTTCCGCCGAACGGCTACGGCCTGCTCGACATGATCGGCAATGTGTGGGAGTGGACCGACGACTGGTACGCCGGCCACGGCGCCACCGTGGCGGCCCACAAGCAGGCCGGGGGCTGCTGCACAATCGAGTCCCCTCGCGGGGCCTCGCGGCAGGAGAGCATCGACACCGCCTCCCAGCACGGCACCATCCCGCGCAAGGTGGTCAAGGGCGGCTCGTTTCTCTGCGCTCCCAGCTACTGCCGCCGCTACCGCCCTGCCGCCCGCATGGCCCAGGGGATCGACACCTCCACCTGTCACATGGGTTTTCGATGCATCGTGAGGAGCTGA
- a CDS encoding YidH family protein: MGNLNNELAKERNRAAAERTMMAWIRTCLSLISFGFGLDKIIGAINRSRFDGSGHAGLSVRLVAIGFVLIGILAMAAATRQHLRTLKLIRRDDFVYVDQRSITVFTAIALTVIGIVAFALLVTGTPVG, encoded by the coding sequence ATGGGAAACCTCAACAACGAGCTGGCCAAGGAGCGCAACCGGGCGGCCGCCGAGCGCACGATGATGGCCTGGATCCGCACCTGCCTGTCGCTGATCAGTTTCGGCTTCGGTCTCGACAAGATCATCGGTGCGATCAACCGCAGCCGCTTCGATGGCAGTGGCCATGCCGGCCTGAGCGTGCGTCTGGTGGCGATCGGCTTCGTGCTGATCGGCATCCTGGCGATGGCGGCGGCCACCCGGCAACACCTGCGCACGCTCAAGCTGATCCGCCGCGACGACTTCGTCTATGTCGATCAGCGCTCGATCACGGTCTTCACTGCGATTGCGCTCACCGTCATCGGCATCGTGGCGTTTGCCTTGCTGGTGACCGGCACTCCGGTCGGATGA
- a CDS encoding phosphoglucomutase/phosphomannomutase family protein codes for MASAPLPLEPSPIRFGTDGWRGILGVDVTLERLLVVAAAAARELERAAPPELTSREVVIGYDRRFLAPELAEAIASAVRGADLEPVLTDSAVPTPACSWAVVERNALGALVITASHNPPEWIGLKIKGHFGGSVEEAFTADVEKRLEAGGITVPIPGDTPRFDGWGGYLAGLRQLVDTGALRRGLETMGLRVIVDPMHGSAAGGLPALLGVPSGTAEGAADGSGDACIEEIRSWRDPLFGGNPPEPLAPYLEELIDAVRASGEAGRPAVGIVFDGDGDRIAAIDERGRYCSTQLLMPLLIDHLARARALPGAVVKTVSGSDLMQLVAEGLGRPVIEKPVGFKYIASEMLAGGVLVGGEESGGVGFGLHLPERDALFAALLVLEALVEGGLPLGERLDRLQTDHGGGSAYDRLDLRLRDMASRQRLERQLAQEPPTSVAGWPVLEVVGTDGVKLRLGDSHWLMLRFSGTEPLLRLYSEAPSGERVSEILAWARQFAEAA; via the coding sequence ATGGCTTCTGCCCCCCTGCCCCTGGAGCCCAGTCCCATCCGTTTCGGCACCGACGGCTGGCGCGGCATCCTCGGCGTCGATGTGACCCTGGAGCGCCTGCTGGTGGTGGCCGCGGCCGCGGCCCGCGAACTGGAGCGCGCCGCCCCGCCTGAACTCACGAGCCGCGAGGTGGTGATCGGCTACGACCGCCGCTTTCTGGCACCGGAGCTGGCCGAAGCCATCGCCAGCGCCGTGCGCGGCGCCGATCTCGAGCCGGTGCTCACGGATTCAGCCGTGCCGACACCCGCCTGCAGCTGGGCCGTGGTGGAACGGAACGCCCTCGGGGCCCTGGTGATCACCGCCAGCCACAACCCTCCCGAATGGATCGGCCTGAAGATCAAGGGTCATTTCGGCGGCTCGGTGGAGGAGGCCTTCACCGCCGATGTGGAGAAGCGCCTGGAGGCGGGGGGCATCACCGTGCCGATCCCCGGCGACACCCCACGCTTCGATGGCTGGGGCGGCTACCTGGCGGGCCTGCGCCAGCTGGTCGACACCGGCGCCCTGCGCCGGGGGCTGGAGACCATGGGGCTGCGGGTGATCGTCGATCCCATGCACGGGTCTGCGGCCGGAGGGCTGCCGGCCCTGCTGGGAGTCCCCTCAGGAACCGCTGAAGGAGCCGCTGACGGGTCCGGCGATGCGTGCATCGAGGAGATCCGCTCCTGGCGTGATCCGCTCTTCGGTGGCAACCCGCCCGAGCCCCTGGCTCCCTACCTGGAGGAGCTGATCGACGCGGTGCGGGCCAGCGGCGAGGCCGGCCGGCCGGCGGTGGGGATCGTCTTCGATGGCGACGGCGACCGCATCGCCGCCATCGATGAGCGCGGCCGCTACTGCAGCACCCAGCTGCTGATGCCGCTGCTGATCGATCACCTGGCCAGGGCCCGGGCCCTGCCGGGTGCGGTCGTCAAGACCGTCAGCGGCTCCGACCTGATGCAACTGGTGGCGGAGGGGCTGGGACGGCCGGTGATCGAGAAGCCGGTGGGGTTCAAGTACATCGCCAGCGAGATGCTCGCCGGCGGGGTGCTAGTGGGCGGCGAGGAATCGGGCGGGGTGGGCTTCGGCCTGCACCTGCCCGAGAGGGATGCCCTCTTCGCCGCCCTGCTGGTGCTGGAAGCCCTTGTGGAGGGCGGCCTGCCTCTGGGTGAGCGCCTCGACCGCCTGCAGACCGACCACGGTGGGGGCAGCGCCTACGACCGGCTCGACCTGCGCCTGCGCGACATGGCCAGCCGGCAACGGCTGGAGCGCCAGCTGGCCCAGGAGCCCCCCACCAGCGTGGCCGGCTGGCCGGTGCTGGAGGTGGTGGGCACCGATGGGGTGAAGCTGCGCCTTGGCGACAGCCACTGGCTGATGCTGCGCTTCTCGGGCACCGAACCGCTGCTGCGCCTCTACAGCGAGGCCCCGAGCGGGGAGCGGGTGAGCGAGATCCTGGCGTGGGCCCGCCAGTTCGCGGAAGCGGCATGA
- a CDS encoding bile acid:sodium symporter family protein, which produces MPQSAALLVTATIVTLMFSLGLGLKNYPFVLLRDRPGFLWRVMLGTCLLVPLAGLALVLLPLQGVLTRPAWVAIALMLACPSAPLILFRVRGSGGTAELAARLQITAALLAIVSIPLMAVVFKASVGLFGWEVDGWEIHPAQVAMQVLQVQVLPVIAGVLLGQWQPQLAQRCSRALGALATLLLMLMLVALLGLSGRQLVPFLQQNLLALVAMAGLSVFSLAIGYGLAGRDPLERRTVALVTGMRNTGLAAQLALTYQPGMTELIPGILSYVLITVIISTLFLKWQQREIAGSA; this is translated from the coding sequence ATGCCCCAGTCCGCAGCGTTGCTGGTCACGGCCACCATCGTGACCCTGATGTTCAGCCTTGGTCTCGGGCTGAAGAACTACCCGTTCGTGCTGCTCAGGGACCGCCCCGGTTTCCTCTGGCGGGTGATGCTCGGCACCTGCCTTCTGGTGCCTCTGGCCGGACTGGCGCTGGTGTTGCTGCCCTTGCAGGGGGTGCTGACACGGCCTGCGTGGGTGGCCATAGCCCTGATGCTGGCGTGTCCCAGCGCCCCGCTCATTCTGTTCCGGGTGCGCGGCAGTGGCGGCACGGCGGAGCTGGCGGCGCGCCTGCAGATCACGGCGGCGCTGCTGGCCATCGTCTCCATCCCCCTGATGGCGGTCGTGTTCAAGGCCAGCGTCGGCCTGTTCGGCTGGGAGGTCGACGGGTGGGAGATCCACCCGGCCCAGGTGGCGATGCAGGTGCTGCAGGTGCAGGTGCTGCCCGTGATCGCCGGTGTGCTGCTGGGGCAGTGGCAGCCGCAGCTGGCCCAGCGTTGCAGCCGTGCTCTCGGTGCCCTGGCCACTCTGCTGCTGATGCTGATGCTGGTGGCGCTGCTGGGGCTGAGCGGCAGGCAGCTGGTGCCCTTCCTCCAGCAGAACCTGCTGGCCCTGGTCGCGATGGCCGGCCTCAGCGTGTTCAGCCTGGCGATCGGCTACGGGCTGGCCGGACGGGATCCCCTGGAGCGGCGCACGGTGGCCCTGGTGACGGGAATGCGCAACACCGGCCTGGCGGCGCAGCTGGCCCTGACCTACCAACCAGGGATGACTGAGCTGATTCCCGGGATCCTCTCCTATGTGTTGATCACGGTGATCATCTCCACCCTGTTTCTGAAATGGCAGCAGCGTGAGATCGCCGGATCCGCCTGA
- a CDS encoding SulP family inorganic anion transporter — translation MAQFPASLLISGYRRELGKADLAAGLTAAAVVLPKAMAYATIAGLPVQVGLYTALVPMAVYAFLGSSRPLSVSTTTTLAILVGSELNRLTPTGEPGALVAASATLALLVGAMLCGAALLRLGFIANFISESVLVGFKSGIGVVIVADQLPKLLGLHAEKDGFFRDLAALLGQISQASVATILLSAALFSLLFSLRRRWPSVPAPLVVVAVAIASSALLGLDRLGVELVGAVPRGLPGLTWPRLDLLGGLWPGAAGIAMMSFTESIAAARAFRAGDEPSPVPDRELLALGLANIGGGFFGAMAAGGGTTQTAVNRQAGARSQVAELVTAGTALATLLLLAPWIALMPQAALAVVVIVYSFELIAPGEFLAIRRVRHIEFRWAVVAFLGVVFLGTLKGILVAVILSLLALVQQEVNPPVYAIGRKRGTDVFRPLSARHPRDETWPGLLLLRAEGRLFFANAQGVLSRMRAEVDRHQPRVVVLDGSAVIDLEYSALKTLTEAERRLDGQGVSLWLAGLNPTVLDMIRRSELGARLGKERMHRNIERAVEHYLAAQQDGIG, via the coding sequence ATGGCTCAGTTCCCTGCGTCTCTTCTGATCAGCGGTTACCGGCGTGAGCTGGGGAAGGCCGATCTGGCAGCCGGACTGACCGCCGCCGCGGTGGTGCTGCCCAAGGCGATGGCCTACGCCACCATTGCCGGACTCCCCGTGCAGGTGGGTCTGTACACGGCCCTGGTGCCGATGGCGGTCTATGCCTTCCTGGGCAGCTCGAGGCCCCTGAGCGTCAGCACCACCACCACGCTGGCGATCCTGGTGGGCAGCGAACTGAACCGGCTGACACCGACCGGCGAGCCCGGCGCCCTGGTGGCGGCCAGCGCCACCCTGGCCCTGCTGGTGGGAGCCATGCTCTGCGGCGCGGCCCTGCTGCGGCTCGGTTTCATCGCCAACTTCATCTCCGAGTCGGTGCTGGTGGGCTTCAAGTCCGGCATCGGCGTGGTGATCGTGGCTGATCAGCTGCCCAAGCTGCTCGGACTCCATGCCGAGAAGGACGGCTTCTTTCGGGACCTGGCGGCCCTGCTGGGGCAGATCTCCCAGGCCTCGGTCGCCACGATCCTGCTCTCGGCGGCTCTGTTCAGCCTGCTCTTCAGCCTCAGGCGGCGATGGCCGTCCGTGCCGGCCCCGCTGGTGGTGGTGGCCGTCGCCATCGCCAGCAGCGCCCTGCTGGGGCTTGATCGCCTCGGCGTGGAGCTGGTGGGCGCGGTGCCCAGGGGCCTGCCCGGCCTCACCTGGCCCCGGCTCGATCTGCTTGGTGGGCTCTGGCCCGGGGCGGCGGGCATCGCCATGATGAGTTTCACGGAAAGCATTGCGGCGGCACGGGCCTTCCGCGCCGGCGACGAGCCCTCTCCGGTTCCCGACCGGGAACTGCTGGCCCTGGGGCTCGCCAACATCGGTGGCGGGTTCTTCGGGGCCATGGCCGCCGGTGGTGGCACCACCCAGACCGCCGTGAACCGCCAGGCCGGCGCCCGCAGCCAGGTGGCCGAGCTGGTGACGGCGGGGACGGCTCTGGCCACGTTGCTGCTGCTGGCCCCCTGGATCGCCTTGATGCCCCAGGCCGCCCTGGCGGTGGTGGTGATCGTGTACTCCTTCGAGCTGATCGCACCCGGCGAATTCCTGGCGATCCGTCGCGTGCGTCACATCGAATTCCGCTGGGCGGTGGTGGCCTTCCTGGGGGTGGTGTTTCTTGGAACCCTCAAAGGCATCCTCGTGGCCGTGATCCTCTCCCTGCTGGCCCTGGTTCAGCAGGAGGTGAACCCACCGGTGTATGCCATCGGCCGCAAGCGCGGCACCGATGTGTTCCGGCCGCTCTCAGCCAGGCACCCCCGCGATGAGACCTGGCCTGGGCTGCTGCTGCTCCGCGCCGAGGGACGCCTGTTCTTCGCCAATGCCCAGGGCGTTCTCAGCAGGATGCGCGCCGAGGTGGATCGACATCAGCCCAGGGTGGTGGTGCTGGATGGCAGCGCCGTGATCGACCTGGAATACTCCGCCCTCAAAACGCTCACCGAAGCGGAGCGGCGTCTCGACGGACAGGGTGTCAGCCTCTGGCTGGCGGGACTGAATCCCACGGTGCTGGACATGATCCGCCGCTCGGAGCTGGGCGCCCGACTGGGGAAGGAGCGGATGCACCGCAACATCGAGCGTGCGGTGGAGCACTACCTCGCCGCGCAGCAGGACGGGATCGGGTGA